A single genomic interval of Microbacterium sp. zg-Y1090 harbors:
- a CDS encoding ABC transporter substrate-binding protein: MSQQSSTLRSAARRTGGLIAASALAVSLAACSTPAAPGAADDDGATEGNSTGVTDTTVTIGTHTPLTGPAAAGYSSISAASNAYFDYLNDQGGVNGRTIEYIVKDDGYNPANSQTVVRELVQQDEVFAILNGLGTATHQSVLDFLDQNSVPDLFVASGSTAWNQPDTYPNTFGFNADYVVEGAALGQYAADEFPDAAVCMLGQDDDFGDEFLEGLELALGADGITEVQRYSVSNQDVTAQIGALQGAGCDIVTLATINGFTALAVGTAAQLGWFPQWFASSSGADYPTLVGYLGEDMAPKLLQGFTGTNYLPMADDEWVELFREINTEYNGDAPFDGNTIFGMSVAYVFAEALAAAGENPTRESLVAAVQSGDLVGNGILPLAFGPDSHAAYLGVGITTVDQGVQDYLDATYEVRDGSVSAVERQAVPLTGAGVPGN, encoded by the coding sequence ATGTCCCAACAGAGCTCGACGCTGCGCTCTGCCGCCCGTCGCACGGGCGGTCTGATCGCGGCATCCGCCCTCGCTGTGAGCCTCGCGGCCTGCAGCACTCCCGCCGCTCCGGGGGCCGCCGACGACGACGGCGCCACCGAGGGGAACAGCACCGGCGTGACCGACACGACGGTGACCATCGGCACGCACACGCCGCTGACCGGGCCCGCCGCGGCGGGGTATTCCTCGATCAGCGCCGCCTCGAACGCGTACTTCGACTACCTCAACGACCAGGGCGGGGTGAACGGCCGCACGATCGAGTACATCGTGAAGGACGACGGGTACAACCCGGCCAACTCGCAGACGGTCGTGCGCGAGCTCGTGCAGCAGGACGAGGTCTTCGCGATCCTCAACGGCCTGGGCACGGCGACGCACCAGTCGGTGCTGGACTTCCTCGACCAGAACTCGGTGCCCGACCTGTTCGTGGCGTCGGGATCCACCGCCTGGAACCAGCCCGACACCTACCCGAACACGTTCGGATTCAACGCCGACTACGTCGTGGAAGGCGCCGCGCTGGGCCAGTACGCAGCCGACGAGTTCCCCGACGCCGCGGTGTGCATGCTCGGTCAGGACGACGACTTCGGCGACGAGTTCCTCGAGGGCCTCGAGCTGGCCCTCGGCGCCGACGGGATCACCGAGGTGCAGCGGTATTCGGTGTCGAACCAGGACGTCACCGCCCAGATCGGTGCGCTGCAGGGCGCCGGCTGCGACATCGTGACCCTCGCGACGATCAACGGCTTCACCGCGCTCGCGGTGGGCACCGCCGCCCAGCTGGGCTGGTTCCCGCAGTGGTTCGCCTCGTCGTCGGGTGCGGACTACCCGACGCTCGTGGGCTACCTGGGCGAGGACATGGCGCCGAAGCTCCTGCAGGGCTTCACCGGCACCAACTACCTGCCGATGGCCGACGACGAGTGGGTGGAGCTCTTCCGCGAGATCAACACCGAGTACAACGGCGACGCCCCGTTCGACGGCAACACGATCTTCGGCATGAGCGTGGCGTACGTGTTCGCCGAGGCACTGGCGGCAGCGGGCGAGAACCCGACGCGAGAGAGCCTCGTGGCGGCGGTGCAGTCCGGCGACCTCGTGGGCAACGGCATCCTGCCGCTCGCCTTCGGGCCCGACAGCCACGCGGCGTACCTGGGGGTCGGCATCACGACGGTCGACCAGGGCGTGCAGGACTACCTCGACGCGACCTACGAAGTGCGTGACGGCAGCGTCTCGGCCGTGGAGCGCCAGGCGGTGCCGCTGACCGGCGCCGGCGTCCCCGGCAACTGA
- a CDS encoding branched-chain amino acid ABC transporter permease has translation MNVPTRPRLLPGLTGTPRVLVLAVLLTVLAIGATFLLDPFRNFQLATAAAYLCAVAGLTLLIGLSGQLSLGHAALMIAGGYGYALTSNALTDAGIDGVPRFVASLAAGVLTATLLGLLLGLAAARLRGPYLAGLTLALVVAVPAITSVWSGVFRGDQGLQTAYNPVPPALERLIALEQWQAWVAIIVASVVVTALALLRRGPLGLRMRAVRDDETAARLNGVPARRVKVTAFTVSAAGAGAGGAVLCFVTQSVGPGAYTLAFSLLLVVAAVVGGLGSLGGAALGSAVIVVLPWALNAGTAALDLPADLSQRLAGNLSLLVFGALLIAVMLLRPTGLAGLATSWRRRGTGSGRRPAAGGSGPAAAVAGAGPAAAGTGAASAAPAPAPAPAGTGAALSDADATPDVARSAATEPTDAAAHPRPAGTPASTDPSRTIPIER, from the coding sequence ATGAACGTCCCCACCCGCCCCCGTCTCCTCCCCGGCCTGACCGGCACGCCCCGCGTGCTCGTGCTCGCGGTGCTGCTCACCGTGCTGGCGATCGGCGCGACGTTCCTGCTGGATCCCTTCCGCAACTTCCAGCTCGCCACCGCCGCGGCGTACCTCTGCGCCGTCGCCGGACTCACGCTGCTCATCGGCCTGAGCGGCCAGCTGTCGCTCGGGCACGCCGCCCTCATGATCGCCGGAGGATACGGGTACGCCCTCACCTCGAACGCGCTGACGGATGCCGGGATCGACGGCGTGCCGCGCTTCGTCGCCTCACTGGCGGCCGGGGTGCTGACGGCGACGCTGCTGGGACTGCTGCTCGGGCTCGCCGCCGCACGGCTGCGCGGCCCCTACCTGGCCGGGCTCACCCTCGCCCTGGTCGTCGCGGTGCCCGCCATCACGAGCGTGTGGTCCGGCGTCTTCCGAGGCGACCAGGGATTGCAGACCGCCTACAACCCGGTGCCGCCCGCGCTGGAGCGGCTGATCGCCCTCGAGCAGTGGCAGGCGTGGGTCGCGATCATCGTGGCATCCGTCGTCGTCACCGCGCTGGCGCTGCTGCGCCGCGGTCCGCTCGGGCTGCGCATGCGGGCCGTGCGCGACGACGAGACCGCCGCGCGCCTGAACGGTGTGCCCGCCCGGCGTGTGAAGGTCACCGCCTTCACCGTCAGCGCCGCGGGGGCCGGCGCCGGCGGCGCGGTGCTCTGCTTCGTCACGCAGTCGGTCGGCCCCGGCGCGTACACGCTCGCCTTCTCGCTGCTGCTGGTGGTCGCCGCGGTCGTGGGGGGCCTCGGGAGCCTCGGGGGCGCCGCACTGGGCTCGGCCGTCATCGTCGTGCTGCCGTGGGCGCTGAACGCGGGCACCGCCGCGCTGGATCTTCCCGCCGACCTCTCCCAGCGGCTCGCGGGCAACCTGTCGCTGCTGGTGTTCGGCGCGCTGCTCATCGCTGTGATGCTGCTGCGGCCGACGGGCCTCGCCGGCCTGGCGACCTCGTGGCGGCGACGCGGGACCGGGAGCGGTCGCCGCCCGGCGGCCGGCGGTTCCGGCCCGGCGGCTGCGGTCGCCGGTGCCGGCCCGGCCGCTGCGGGCACCGGCGCCGCGAGTGCCGCCCCTGCCCCTGCCCCTGCCCCTGCCGGCACCGGCGCCGCGCTCTCCGATGCCGATGCCACCCCCGACGTCGCCCGCTCCGCCGCCACGGAGCCGACCGACGCCGCCGCGCACCCCCGTCCGGCGGGCACGCCGGCATCCACCGACCCTTCCCGCACCATCCCGATTGAAAGGTGA
- a CDS encoding branched-chain amino acid ABC transporter permease produces MERLAFLLATGLARGAIFALFALSLVLIWRAARIINFAQGAMALVATYLAFAVTALTGSYPAGLAAGILGGAAMGFVVERGLMRHAPHHSPLAGIIVAIGLVMVLQSLLGILFGAQYRPMAAPFDQSPIFVGGVPLLSPYDLFVLVTALGVMGVLALLFTRTSLGLQLRASAFAPEVSRLLGVRVDRMVTIGWMLSAAVAALAAMLLIPTELGLNPHSTDMLFVYAFTVAVVGGLDSPVGALLGGLTVGVVMSLVTGYLGSTVAPIAVLVLLVTVLLVKPGGVFSLREARTA; encoded by the coding sequence ATGGAACGCCTCGCCTTCCTCCTGGCCACCGGCCTCGCCCGCGGCGCGATCTTCGCGCTGTTCGCCCTGTCGCTCGTGCTCATCTGGCGCGCGGCGCGCATCATCAACTTCGCCCAGGGCGCCATGGCGCTCGTGGCCACCTACCTGGCGTTCGCGGTCACGGCCCTCACCGGGTCGTACCCGGCGGGGCTGGCCGCAGGCATCCTCGGCGGCGCGGCCATGGGGTTCGTCGTGGAGCGCGGGCTCATGCGGCATGCGCCGCACCACTCCCCGCTGGCCGGCATCATCGTGGCCATCGGGCTCGTGATGGTGCTGCAGTCGCTGCTCGGCATCCTGTTCGGCGCGCAGTACCGGCCGATGGCGGCACCCTTCGACCAGTCCCCGATCTTCGTCGGCGGCGTGCCACTGCTGTCGCCGTACGACCTGTTCGTCCTGGTCACCGCCCTCGGCGTCATGGGGGTGCTGGCCCTGCTGTTCACCCGCACCTCCCTCGGGCTGCAGCTGCGAGCGTCCGCGTTCGCCCCCGAGGTCTCGCGGCTGCTGGGGGTGCGCGTGGACCGCATGGTCACGATCGGCTGGATGCTCTCGGCGGCCGTCGCGGCCCTCGCCGCGATGCTGCTGATCCCGACCGAACTGGGCCTCAACCCGCACTCCACCGACATGCTCTTCGTCTACGCCTTCACCGTCGCCGTCGTGGGCGGTCTCGACTCGCCGGTCGGCGCCCTGCTCGGTGGGCTCACGGTCGGCGTCGTGATGAGCCTGGTCACCGGGTACCTCGGCTCCACCGTCGCCCCCATCGCCGTCCTGGTGCTGCTGGTGACGGTGCTGCTGGTCAAACCCGGCGGAGTGTTCTCGCTGCGAGAGGCGCGTACCGCATGA
- a CDS encoding ABC transporter ATP-binding protein — MSGALSFHGLTVGYGGEPVLHEVTFSLAPGEMVALLGANGAGKTTLLRTLAGFVHPTAGGIRLDGVDLGRLSPEQRARRGIAQVPEGRSVVAELTVDENLRLGALWRHRGRAREAAVAEVYDLFEPLARRRSADGHQLSGGERQMLALGRALVSRPQVLTLDEPSLGLAPLVVAHLMATLRDAAARDGMTVLLAEQNITSALSIADRGVVLDLGHVVADAAASALADDAALRHAYLGF, encoded by the coding sequence ATGAGCGGCGCGCTGTCCTTCCACGGCCTCACCGTCGGCTACGGCGGGGAGCCGGTGCTGCACGAGGTGACGTTCTCCCTCGCGCCGGGCGAGATGGTCGCGCTCCTCGGCGCGAACGGCGCAGGCAAGACGACGCTGCTGCGCACCCTCGCCGGCTTCGTGCACCCCACCGCCGGCGGCATCCGCCTGGACGGGGTGGATCTCGGCCGGCTGAGCCCGGAGCAGCGCGCCCGTCGCGGCATCGCCCAGGTGCCCGAGGGGCGCAGCGTCGTGGCGGAGCTCACCGTCGATGAGAACCTGCGGCTGGGCGCCCTCTGGCGTCACCGCGGGCGCGCCCGCGAGGCGGCCGTCGCCGAGGTGTACGACCTGTTCGAGCCCCTCGCGCGCCGCCGCTCGGCCGACGGGCACCAGCTCTCCGGCGGAGAGCGGCAGATGCTCGCGCTCGGGCGGGCCCTGGTGTCCCGCCCCCAGGTGCTGACCCTCGACGAGCCGTCGCTCGGACTCGCGCCCCTCGTGGTGGCGCACCTCATGGCGACCCTGCGCGATGCGGCGGCCCGCGACGGCATGACCGTGCTGCTGGCCGAGCAGAACATCACCAGCGCCCTGTCGATCGCCGATCGAGGGGTCGTGCTCGACCTCGGTCACGTCGTGGCGGATGCCGCAGCATCCGCCCTCGCCGACGACGCCGCCCTGCGCCACGCCTACCTGGGATTCTGA
- a CDS encoding ABC transporter ATP-binding protein: protein MTTVAEPDPRLTVSGLSVTFGGLTALDDVSFDVAAGQVVALIGPNGAGKTTVFNAVCGLVRSRGRIAIDGRPAPARTSDLTGRGVARTLQGLGLFDGATVRENVAVPVSGSRDHRDAATRVAAQLAAHDLTTVADRPVAALPYPLRKRVALARALVTEPRLLLLDEPAGGLGHDDIDALGHTVRAVADAGCAVLLVEHHVDFVMSVADQVVVLDFGRVIARGAPDDVRNDPAVEEAYLGIKATA from the coding sequence ATGACTACCGTTGCCGAACCCGATCCGCGGCTGACCGTGAGTGGCCTGAGCGTCACCTTCGGCGGCCTCACCGCCCTCGACGACGTCTCGTTCGACGTCGCAGCCGGCCAGGTGGTCGCGCTGATCGGACCCAACGGCGCCGGCAAGACCACGGTCTTCAACGCCGTCTGCGGTCTCGTCCGCAGCCGCGGGCGCATCGCGATCGACGGTCGCCCGGCCCCCGCCCGCACATCGGACCTGACCGGCCGCGGCGTCGCCCGCACCCTGCAGGGCCTCGGACTCTTCGACGGCGCCACGGTGCGTGAGAACGTCGCCGTGCCGGTGAGCGGCAGCCGCGACCATCGGGATGCCGCGACGCGCGTCGCCGCGCAGCTGGCCGCCCACGACCTCACCACGGTCGCCGATCGCCCCGTGGCCGCCCTCCCCTATCCGCTGCGCAAGCGCGTCGCCCTCGCCCGCGCCCTCGTGACCGAGCCGCGCCTGCTGCTGCTGGACGAACCCGCCGGCGGCCTCGGCCACGACGACATCGACGCCCTCGGCCACACGGTGCGCGCCGTCGCCGACGCCGGCTGCGCCGTGCTGCTGGTGGAGCATCACGTCGATTTCGTGATGTCGGTGGCCGACCAGGTGGTCGTGCTCGACTTCGGGCGCGTCATCGCACGCGGCGCCCCCGACGACGTGCGCAACGACCCCGCCGTCGAAGAGGCGTACCTCGGCATCAAGGCGACGGCATGA
- a CDS encoding SDR family NAD(P)-dependent oxidoreductase — protein MTIPAASPFDLTGRTTLVTGGGRGLGAAYVRALHDAGGSVVIADVLRDEGEALARELGPRAVFAPLDVTDEQAWDAAVATTVDRFGGLDVLVNNAGIANAAPIEHYSTAKWDAVIAVNLTGTFLGCRAVVPVMAAAGGGSIVNISSVEGLRGSPGLHGYTAAKFGVRGLTKSLAVELGPRGIRVNSVHPGLILTDMTSRIDPARIDIPLGRAGTPDDVAGTIVFLASDASRFTSGAEFIVDGGMVAGIPHK, from the coding sequence GTGACGATCCCTGCGGCGTCCCCGTTCGACCTGACCGGGCGCACCACCCTCGTCACCGGCGGGGGCCGAGGACTCGGCGCCGCCTACGTACGCGCGCTGCACGACGCCGGCGGCTCCGTCGTCATCGCCGACGTCCTGCGCGACGAGGGCGAGGCGCTCGCCCGTGAGCTGGGGCCGCGCGCGGTGTTCGCGCCCCTGGACGTGACCGACGAACAGGCGTGGGATGCCGCCGTGGCCACCACCGTCGACCGCTTCGGCGGGCTCGACGTGCTGGTCAACAACGCCGGCATCGCCAACGCCGCCCCCATCGAGCACTACTCCACGGCGAAGTGGGACGCCGTCATCGCCGTCAACCTCACCGGCACCTTCCTCGGCTGCCGGGCGGTCGTTCCGGTGATGGCCGCCGCGGGCGGCGGGTCGATCGTGAACATCTCGTCGGTCGAGGGCCTGCGCGGCAGCCCCGGACTGCACGGCTACACCGCGGCGAAGTTCGGGGTGCGCGGACTGACCAAGTCCCTCGCCGTCGAGCTCGGTCCCCGGGGCATCCGCGTCAACTCGGTGCACCCGGGCCTCATCCTCACCGATATGACCAGCCGCATCGACCCCGCGCGCATCGACATCCCCCTGGGGCGCGCCGGCACTCCCGACGACGTCGCCGGCACGATCGTCTTCCTCGCCTCCGACGCATCGCGCTTCACCAGCGGCGCGGAGTTCATCGTCGACGGCGGCATGGTCGCCGGCATCCCCCACAAATAG
- a CDS encoding NADPH:quinone oxidoreductase family protein: MRAWHVTRNGEPEDVLELVEVDDPTPGAGEVLVRVAAVAANFPDVLLSRGQYQVRPELPFIPGIEFAGRIVAVGPDVTGLQVGQRVVGASIGVLSELAVVPASDVHPTPDALDDIAASGLMIAYQTAWFALHRRARLQEGEWVLVHAAAGGVGAATVQLAVAAGARVIAVVGSDAKAPLVRELGAEAVLVRGVDDIPARVKEITAGHGADVVFDPVGGPAFEASVRCVAFEGRIVVIGFASGEIPTLKTNVALVKNFAVLGLYWALYSQTRPDLVAEAHAELSRLAASGEIRPVVDEVVPFERAPEAIRKLADGRTTGRVVIEVAR, translated from the coding sequence ATGCGCGCTTGGCACGTCACCCGAAACGGAGAGCCCGAGGACGTCCTCGAACTGGTCGAGGTCGATGACCCGACTCCCGGTGCCGGTGAGGTGCTGGTGCGAGTGGCGGCTGTCGCGGCCAACTTCCCCGACGTGCTGCTGTCGCGCGGGCAGTACCAGGTGCGCCCTGAGCTGCCTTTCATCCCGGGCATCGAGTTCGCCGGAAGGATCGTCGCCGTGGGACCCGACGTGACCGGACTGCAGGTCGGCCAGCGCGTCGTCGGCGCATCGATCGGGGTGCTGAGCGAGCTCGCCGTGGTGCCGGCATCGGACGTGCACCCGACGCCCGATGCCCTCGACGACATCGCCGCCTCGGGCCTCATGATCGCGTACCAGACCGCGTGGTTCGCCCTGCATCGCCGCGCCCGCCTGCAGGAGGGCGAGTGGGTGCTCGTGCACGCCGCCGCCGGAGGCGTGGGGGCGGCGACCGTGCAGCTGGCCGTCGCCGCGGGCGCCCGCGTCATCGCCGTGGTCGGCAGCGACGCGAAGGCGCCGCTGGTGCGCGAGCTCGGCGCGGAGGCGGTGCTGGTGCGTGGGGTCGATGACATCCCGGCACGGGTGAAGGAGATCACCGCCGGCCACGGCGCCGACGTCGTCTTCGACCCGGTGGGGGGCCCGGCGTTCGAGGCATCCGTCCGGTGCGTCGCCTTCGAGGGCCGCATCGTCGTCATCGGGTTCGCCAGCGGCGAGATCCCGACGCTCAAGACCAATGTGGCGCTGGTGAAGAACTTCGCGGTGCTGGGGCTGTACTGGGCGCTGTACTCCCAGACCCGGCCCGACCTCGTCGCCGAAGCGCACGCCGAGCTGTCGCGGCTGGCCGCGTCGGGGGAGATACGCCCCGTCGTCGACGAGGTGGTGCCCTTCGAGCGCGCGCCCGAGGCGATCCGCAAGCTGGCCGACGGCCGCACCACGGGTCGGGTCGTGATCGAGGTCGCCCGGTGA
- a CDS encoding TetR/AcrR family transcriptional regulator, with protein sequence MKQTNVADAVTRAAVDLFAQRGYANTSVQQIVEAAGVTKGAMYHYFESKDDLLFGIYDRLLTLQKGRLDEIVARGGTADEVLRAVCVDVIETSIAFLPEGTVFFRSAHMLSAPRQQEVTRRRRAYHDEVAALIEQGRAEGLFRTDIPVPVLIAHFFSDVHYLSHWYSPSGPESATQVAEQLTDLFLTSIRTTKE encoded by the coding sequence ATGAAGCAGACCAACGTCGCCGATGCCGTCACCCGCGCCGCCGTCGACCTCTTCGCCCAGCGGGGCTACGCCAACACCAGCGTGCAGCAGATCGTCGAGGCGGCCGGCGTCACCAAGGGCGCGATGTACCACTACTTCGAGTCCAAGGACGACCTGCTGTTCGGCATCTACGACCGGCTGCTGACCCTCCAGAAGGGCCGGCTCGACGAGATCGTCGCCCGCGGCGGCACCGCCGACGAGGTGCTGCGGGCCGTGTGCGTGGACGTGATCGAGACCTCCATCGCCTTCCTGCCCGAGGGCACGGTGTTCTTCCGCAGCGCGCACATGCTTTCCGCTCCCCGGCAGCAGGAGGTCACCCGCCGTCGGCGCGCGTACCACGACGAGGTCGCCGCGCTCATCGAGCAGGGGCGCGCGGAAGGCCTGTTCCGCACCGACATCCCCGTGCCCGTGCTCATCGCCCACTTCTTCAGCGACGTGCATTACCTCTCGCACTGGTACTCCCCCTCGGGGCCGGAATCCGCCACGCAGGTCGCCGAGCAACTGACCGATCTCTTCCTCACCAGCATCAGGACCACGAAGGAGTAG
- a CDS encoding SDR family oxidoreductase — MQRFEGTVSLITGASRGIGFAIARRLVAEGGSVVITGRHSDALAEAVAALGPNATSVTGHADDPAHRAAVFAHIAKTHGRLDHLVNNTGINPVYGPMLGVDAAAARKILEVNVIGALEWTRDAVAAGLSTAVVNIASVAGVAASPGIAFYGVSKAALINLTMQLADEVAPGLRVNAVAPAVVKTRFAQALYEGREDQAAAAYPLRRLGEPDDVAGPVAFLLSSDAAWVTGQTLLIDGGASVRAIG; from the coding sequence ATGCAGAGGTTCGAGGGCACCGTATCGCTCATCACCGGCGCAAGCCGCGGCATCGGGTTCGCCATCGCTCGACGGCTCGTAGCCGAGGGCGGCTCGGTCGTCATCACCGGCCGGCACTCCGACGCCCTCGCCGAAGCGGTGGCGGCGCTCGGCCCGAACGCCACGTCCGTCACCGGTCATGCCGACGATCCCGCCCACCGCGCCGCGGTCTTCGCCCACATCGCCAAGACCCACGGGCGCCTGGACCACCTGGTCAACAACACCGGGATCAACCCCGTGTACGGTCCCATGCTCGGCGTCGACGCCGCTGCGGCCCGCAAGATCCTCGAGGTCAACGTCATCGGCGCCCTGGAATGGACGCGCGATGCGGTGGCGGCGGGCCTGTCGACGGCGGTCGTCAACATCGCCTCGGTCGCGGGCGTCGCCGCGAGCCCCGGCATCGCGTTCTACGGGGTGTCCAAGGCCGCGCTGATCAACCTCACCATGCAGCTGGCCGACGAGGTCGCACCCGGCCTGCGGGTCAACGCCGTCGCCCCGGCGGTGGTCAAGACCCGCTTCGCGCAGGCGCTCTACGAGGGACGCGAGGATCAGGCGGCCGCGGCCTACCCGCTGCGGCGGCTGGGCGAGCCCGACGACGTGGCCGGCCCGGTGGCCTTCCTGCTGTCGTCGGATGCCGCCTGGGTGACCGGGCAGACCCTGCTCATCGACGGGGGCGCGTCGGTACGCGCCATCGGTTGA